In Brucella melitensis bv. 1 str. 16M, a genomic segment contains:
- the rph gene encoding ribonuclease PH — MRPSKRAADEMRTISFERGVSKHAEGSCLVKFGDTHVLCTASLEEKVPGWMRNTGKGWVTAEYGMLPRSTGERMRREAAAGKQGGRTQEIQRLIGRSLRAVVDMQALGEMQITVDCDVIQADGGTRTAAITGGWVALHECLRWMEARQMVRVEKVLKDHVAAISCGIYEGVPVLDLDYAEDSVAETDSNFVMTGKGGIVEIQGTAEGVPFSEEEFGALMKLARSGIDRLVSLQKMAVA; from the coding sequence ATGCGTCCATCCAAGCGTGCTGCCGACGAAATGCGCACCATCTCTTTCGAGCGCGGCGTCTCCAAACATGCGGAAGGCTCCTGCCTGGTCAAGTTTGGCGACACCCATGTTTTGTGCACGGCAAGCCTTGAGGAAAAAGTGCCGGGCTGGATGCGCAATACGGGCAAGGGCTGGGTGACGGCGGAATATGGTATGCTGCCGCGTTCCACCGGCGAGCGGATGCGCCGCGAGGCGGCGGCGGGCAAGCAGGGCGGGCGCACGCAGGAAATCCAGCGCCTCATCGGCCGCTCGCTCCGCGCGGTCGTGGACATGCAGGCGCTTGGCGAAATGCAGATCACGGTGGACTGCGATGTGATCCAGGCCGATGGCGGCACGCGCACGGCGGCTATCACCGGCGGCTGGGTGGCGCTGCACGAATGCCTGCGCTGGATGGAAGCGCGCCAGATGGTGCGTGTCGAAAAGGTCCTGAAAGACCATGTAGCCGCCATTTCCTGCGGCATTTATGAAGGCGTGCCGGTTCTCGATCTCGACTATGCCGAGGATTCGGTTGCCGAAACCGACAGCAATTTCGTCATGACCGGCAAGGGCGGCATCGTGGAAATTCAGGGCACCGCCGAAGGCGTGCCTTTCTCGGAAGAGGAGTTTGGCGCGCTGATGAAGCTTGCGCGCAGCGGCATCGATCGTCTCGTATCGTTGCAGAAAATGGCCGTCGCCTGA
- the hrcA gene encoding heat-inducible transcriptional repressor HrcA has product MPQPYIYYIQFRGFAEQTMMRPPEHQLLSSLDQRSRDIFRLIVETYLNDGDPVGSRNLSRLLPHTLSPATIRNVMSDLEHLGLIYAPHISAGRLPTQIGLRFFVDAFLEVGDLPPEERSSIEAQVRAAGTSNSVESVLTEASQVLSGLSRGAGLVLTNKTDVALKHIEFVRLEPMRALAVLVMQNGDVENRVIDLPAGISTSQLIEASNFLNAHIHGHTLSEAKSELRKLSEETRRELDQLSQELVAKGLAVWSGAGADQPARLIVRGRANLLENVHAQEDIERLRHLFDDLETKDGMVQLLDLAEAGSGVRIFIGSENKLFSLSGSSLVVAPYRDSEQRVIGALGVIGPTRLNYARIVPMVDYTAQIVSRLLR; this is encoded by the coding sequence ATGCCGCAGCCTTATATTTATTACATTCAATTCAGAGGGTTCGCAGAACAAACCATGATGAGACCGCCGGAACACCAGCTCCTCAGTTCGCTCGACCAGCGCTCGCGCGATATTTTCCGGCTCATCGTCGAAACCTATCTCAATGACGGTGATCCGGTCGGCTCACGCAATCTCTCGCGGCTTCTGCCGCACACGCTTTCGCCCGCCACGATCCGCAATGTGATGAGCGATCTGGAACATCTGGGCCTGATCTATGCGCCGCATATTTCCGCTGGCCGCCTGCCGACGCAGATCGGCCTGCGCTTCTTTGTCGATGCCTTTCTGGAAGTGGGAGACCTGCCGCCGGAGGAACGCTCCTCCATCGAGGCGCAGGTACGCGCCGCAGGCACCAGCAATTCGGTGGAAAGCGTCCTGACCGAAGCAAGCCAGGTGCTTTCAGGCCTGTCACGCGGGGCGGGCCTTGTGCTCACCAACAAGACCGATGTGGCGCTGAAACATATCGAATTCGTGCGCCTTGAACCCATGCGCGCCCTGGCTGTTCTGGTCATGCAGAACGGCGATGTGGAAAACCGTGTGATTGATCTTCCGGCGGGCATCAGCACCTCGCAGCTCATCGAAGCCTCCAATTTTCTCAATGCCCATATTCATGGCCACACGCTTTCGGAAGCCAAATCCGAATTGAGGAAACTGAGCGAGGAAACACGGCGGGAGCTTGACCAGCTTTCACAGGAACTGGTGGCGAAGGGACTTGCAGTATGGAGCGGCGCCGGCGCGGACCAGCCCGCACGCCTCATCGTGCGCGGACGCGCCAATCTTCTGGAAAACGTCCACGCACAGGAAGACATAGAGCGGCTGCGCCATCTCTTCGACGATCTCGAAACCAAGGACGGGATGGTGCAGCTTCTGGACCTGGCGGAAGCAGGCTCGGGCGTGCGCATTTTCATCGGTTCGGAAAACAAGCTTTTCTCGCTTTCCGGCTCGTCGCTGGTGGTTGCCCCCTATCGCGACAGCGAACAACGGGTTATCGGTGCCCTGGGGGTGATCGGGCCGACCCGGCTCAATTATGCGCGCATCGTTCCGATGGTGGACTATACGGCGCAGATCGTATCGAGGCTGCTGCGATAA